A section of the Metabacillus endolithicus genome encodes:
- a CDS encoding DeoR/GlpR family DNA-binding transcription regulator, with translation MLVAERHRKIVDVVNEKLSVRVTELSKIFKVTEETIRRDLEKLEKENQLRRSHGGAVSIQDEQTEVSYTEREITNAAEKRAIALEAVKLIQPGDQIVLDASTTAWYMAKEMPDVPLTVLTNSIKVAVELSKKEQVRVISTGGMLQPKSLSYVGPLAERSLNMYHVNKAFISCKGVHIEAGLSDSNEWQALLKRQMMSISDQTILMADSTKFGVRTFAQITDIQKISYVITDSLIEESYCRGLEEKGIQFNTVMVYG, from the coding sequence ATGCTTGTAGCAGAAAGACACCGAAAAATCGTCGATGTTGTGAATGAGAAATTAAGTGTCCGAGTTACCGAATTAAGTAAAATTTTTAAGGTAACAGAGGAAACAATCAGACGCGATTTGGAGAAATTAGAAAAAGAGAATCAATTACGCCGAAGTCATGGCGGCGCAGTTAGTATACAAGACGAACAAACAGAAGTTTCTTATACAGAAAGAGAAATTACCAATGCTGCCGAAAAAAGAGCAATTGCTTTAGAAGCGGTAAAGCTCATTCAGCCTGGTGATCAGATCGTACTAGATGCCAGCACAACAGCATGGTATATGGCAAAAGAAATGCCGGACGTCCCATTAACTGTGTTAACAAATTCTATTAAAGTAGCGGTAGAGCTTAGTAAAAAAGAACAAGTTCGTGTAATTTCCACCGGCGGAATGCTTCAGCCAAAGTCATTATCCTATGTTGGTCCATTAGCAGAAAGGTCACTTAATATGTATCATGTAAATAAAGCATTTATTTCGTGTAAAGGTGTTCATATTGAAGCAGGATTAAGTGATTCAAACGAATGGCAGGCTCTTTTAAAAAGACAGATGATGTCAATATCAGATCAAACGATATTAATGGCAGATTCTACGAAGTTTGGAGTACGAACGTTTGCGCAAATTACAGATATCCAGAAAATTAGCTATGTGATTACAGATTCTCTAATCGAAGAAAGCTATTGCCGAGGCTTAGAGGAAAAAGGGATACAGTTTAATACCGTGATGGTTTACGGATAA
- a CDS encoding bifunctional aldolase/short-chain dehydrogenase, with protein MVQSLWNKEKAASLSQGVEELVYRSNLIGSDRAVCNWGGGNTSMKTIEKDFRGRDVEVMYVKGSGSDLATMKAHNFTGLRMEDIRPLIERDEMSDEEMVAYLAHCMIDSKHPRASIETLLHAFLPFKHVDHTHPDAIIGLCCADNGRQIAEEIYGDRFVWVPYVRPGFTLSKMIAEGVKNNPNAELVLMEKHGLVVWGETAEESYEKTISVINEAEQYIQARLVEENVFGGQKFEALSEEDRKNVLAQVMPVIRGAVSEEKKMLLTYDDAEDVLQFVNSNNAKELSQVGAACPDHLVHTKMTPLFIDWNPQTEDVASLVEKVKAGIESFKEEYKAYFERNKNEGDKISETAPRVILIPGIGMVNTGKNIPMANVSGALYHRAIAVMKRSTTLGNFVSLNENESFNVEYWPLELYKLSLAPAEAEFSRQVAFVTGGAGGIGSETCRQFVAEGAHVVIADLNLEGAQKVAAEINEQYGEGRALAVKMDVTSEEAVQEAFKQSALTYGGVDIIVNNAGLATSSPFDETTLKEWNLNMNVLGTGYFLVAREAFKQMKSQGTGGNMVFIGSKNSVYAGKNAAAYSSVKAMETHLARCIAAEGGEFGIRVNSVLPDAVLQGSAIWGSSWREERAAAYGIHPDQLEEHYRKRTTLLVNIYPKDIAQSILFFASSKSDRTTGCMLTVDGGVPAAFTR; from the coding sequence GTGGTACAAAGTTTATGGAATAAAGAAAAAGCAGCTTCATTATCTCAAGGAGTAGAAGAGCTAGTATATCGCTCTAATTTAATTGGTTCAGATCGTGCTGTATGTAACTGGGGTGGCGGGAATACGTCAATGAAAACAATTGAAAAAGATTTCCGTGGCCGTGACGTAGAAGTGATGTACGTTAAAGGTAGTGGATCAGATTTAGCGACAATGAAAGCGCACAACTTCACTGGTTTAAGAATGGAAGATATTCGTCCATTAATCGAACGTGACGAAATGTCAGATGAAGAAATGGTTGCTTATCTTGCACATTGCATGATCGACAGCAAGCATCCACGTGCATCAATTGAAACTCTATTACACGCATTCTTACCGTTCAAGCATGTTGACCACACACATCCAGACGCAATCATTGGTCTTTGCTGTGCAGACAATGGTCGTCAAATTGCTGAAGAAATTTACGGAGACCGTTTTGTTTGGGTACCATATGTACGCCCAGGATTCACACTTTCAAAAATGATCGCAGAAGGTGTTAAAAACAATCCAAACGCAGAATTAGTATTAATGGAAAAACACGGTCTTGTTGTTTGGGGAGAAACAGCTGAAGAAAGCTATGAAAAAACGATTTCTGTTATTAATGAAGCAGAACAATATATTCAAGCTAGATTAGTAGAAGAAAATGTATTTGGTGGGCAAAAATTCGAAGCACTTTCTGAAGAAGATCGCAAAAACGTTTTAGCACAAGTTATGCCAGTTATCCGTGGTGCGGTTAGCGAAGAAAAGAAAATGCTATTAACTTATGATGATGCGGAAGATGTTCTACAATTTGTTAACAGCAATAATGCTAAAGAATTATCACAAGTTGGTGCAGCATGTCCTGATCACTTAGTTCATACAAAAATGACACCATTATTCATTGACTGGAATCCACAAACTGAAGATGTTGCTAGCTTAGTAGAAAAAGTAAAAGCTGGAATCGAAAGCTTTAAAGAAGAATACAAAGCATACTTTGAGAGAAACAAAAACGAAGGTGACAAAATTTCTGAAACAGCTCCACGTGTTATTTTAATTCCTGGTATCGGAATGGTAAACACAGGTAAAAACATCCCAATGGCTAACGTAAGTGGTGCTTTATATCATCGTGCAATTGCAGTTATGAAACGTTCTACAACTCTAGGAAACTTTGTTTCTTTAAACGAAAACGAGTCATTCAATGTTGAATACTGGCCATTAGAGCTTTACAAATTATCTTTAGCTCCAGCAGAAGCTGAGTTCTCAAGACAAGTAGCATTTGTAACAGGTGGTGCTGGTGGTATCGGTAGTGAAACTTGCCGTCAATTTGTAGCAGAAGGTGCTCATGTTGTGATCGCAGACCTTAACCTTGAAGGTGCTCAAAAGGTAGCGGCAGAAATCAATGAGCAATACGGAGAAGGTCGCGCTTTAGCTGTAAAAATGGATGTTACGAGTGAAGAAGCGGTACAAGAAGCATTCAAGCAATCTGCTCTAACATACGGTGGTGTTGACATTATCGTAAACAATGCGGGTTTAGCAACTTCAAGCCCATTTGATGAAACAACATTAAAAGAGTGGAACTTGAACATGAATGTTCTAGGTACAGGTTATTTCCTAGTTGCTCGTGAAGCATTCAAACAAATGAAATCACAAGGTACTGGTGGAAACATGGTCTTCATCGGTTCTAAAAACTCTGTATATGCAGGTAAAAATGCAGCAGCATATAGCTCTGTTAAAGCAATGGAAACTCATCTTGCAAGATGTATTGCAGCAGAAGGCGGAGAGTTTGGAATCCGCGTAAACTCTGTTCTTCCTGATGCGGTGCTCCAAGGATCTGCAATTTGGGGATCAAGCTGGAGAGAAGAACGTGCAGCAGCATACGGTATTCACCCAGATCAATTAGAAGAGCATTATCGTAAACGTACAACATTACTAGTGAACATCTATCCAAAAGATATTGCACAATCTATTCTATTCTTCGCTTCATCTAAATCAGACAGAACAACTGGATGTATGTTAACAGTTGATGGTGGAGTGCCAGCAGCATTTACTAGATAA
- a CDS encoding LutB/LldF family L-lactate oxidation iron-sulfur protein, with translation MAMKISDDKFFDRVDKGVNNTFMRSAVASAQERMQGKRLTATEELGNWEEWRKLGEEIRTHTLENLDYYLEQLSENVVKRGGHVFFASTKEEANEYITKVAKEKQAKKVVKSKSMVTEEIHLNSALEKAGCEVIETDLGEYILQLDDHDPPSHIVVPALHKNKEQIRDTFKEKRGYDKSEIPEELALFAREQLRQEFLSADLGITGCNFAVADSGSISLVTNEGNAGLVTALPKTQITVMGMERIVPSWEELDIMVSLLCRSSVGQKLTSYITGLTGPKDEGDVDGPEEFHLVIVDNGRSNILGTEFQSALHCIRCAACVNVCPVYRHVGGHSYGSIYAGPIGAVLSPLLGGYEDYKELPYASSLCAACTDACPVKIPLHELLIKHRRKIVEDEKKSPFGEKLAMKGFQLAASSPSLYKTGTKSASSVMAPFTKENNIQKGPGPMKPWTDVRDFPAPSKERFRDWYKKREKGGE, from the coding sequence ATGGCCATGAAAATTAGTGATGATAAATTCTTTGATCGTGTTGATAAAGGTGTTAACAATACATTTATGCGCAGTGCTGTTGCATCCGCACAAGAAAGAATGCAAGGAAAACGACTAACTGCAACAGAAGAGCTTGGGAATTGGGAAGAATGGAGAAAGCTTGGGGAAGAAATTAGAACACATACACTAGAAAATCTGGATTACTATTTAGAACAACTTAGTGAAAATGTTGTGAAACGTGGAGGTCATGTGTTTTTTGCTTCAACAAAGGAAGAAGCAAATGAGTACATTACAAAGGTAGCAAAAGAAAAGCAAGCAAAAAAAGTGGTTAAGTCAAAGTCAATGGTAACAGAGGAAATTCATTTAAACAGCGCCTTAGAAAAAGCTGGCTGTGAAGTAATTGAAACGGATTTAGGAGAATACATTCTTCAGCTTGATGATCATGATCCACCATCACATATTGTTGTACCTGCTCTTCACAAAAACAAAGAACAAATTCGTGATACGTTTAAAGAAAAACGAGGCTATGATAAATCAGAAATTCCAGAAGAACTTGCTCTTTTTGCTAGAGAACAATTAAGACAAGAATTCTTAAGTGCAGATCTTGGTATTACAGGGTGTAACTTTGCTGTTGCGGATTCTGGCTCTATTAGTCTTGTAACGAATGAAGGAAATGCGGGTCTTGTAACCGCTTTACCAAAAACGCAAATTACAGTTATGGGAATGGAGCGAATCGTTCCATCTTGGGAAGAGCTAGATATCATGGTAAGTCTACTTTGCAGAAGCTCTGTTGGACAAAAATTAACTAGTTATATTACTGGGTTAACTGGACCAAAAGATGAAGGAGACGTTGATGGACCTGAAGAATTCCATCTCGTTATCGTGGATAACGGACGGTCAAATATTTTAGGAACTGAGTTCCAAAGTGCCTTACATTGTATTCGTTGTGCAGCTTGTGTGAATGTATGCCCTGTTTATCGACATGTTGGTGGACATTCGTATGGCTCAATTTATGCAGGACCGATTGGTGCGGTATTATCTCCATTGCTAGGCGGATATGAAGATTATAAGGAGCTACCTTATGCATCATCATTATGTGCAGCCTGTACAGATGCCTGCCCTGTAAAAATACCTCTTCATGAACTCTTAATTAAACATCGTAGAAAAATTGTTGAAGATGAAAAGAAATCACCATTTGGAGAAAAGCTAGCAATGAAAGGTTTTCAACTTGCAGCGAGCTCACCAAGTCTTTATAAAACAGGAACAAAATCTGCTTCTTCCGTTATGGCGCCATTTACAAAGGAAAATAACATCCAAAAAGGACCTGGACCAATGAAGCCATGGACAGATGTGCGTGATTTTCCAGCTCCAAGTAAAGAAAGATTCCGGGACTGGTATAAAAAGAGAGAAAAAGGAGGGGAATAA
- a CDS encoding LutC/YkgG family protein encodes MAEGQIHHRDSFLSTVAEKLGRERRKTVTKPQWTTTPQFEVLKDASQDELVEVLKKHCEVIHTQFIETSSDKLTEKIREVFEQYEVASVVTWEDERHKEFGLAENLLEKLPQENIDVHIWDPALKEKNIEAAEKADVGITFSDITLAESGTVVLFSSENKGRSVSLLPKTYIAIVPKSTLVPRMTQATAYINKQVKEGKNISSCIDFITGPSNSADIELNLIVGVHGPIKATYILVDDTARLL; translated from the coding sequence ATGGCAGAAGGACAAATTCATCATCGAGATTCATTTCTTAGTACGGTTGCTGAAAAACTAGGAAGAGAAAGAAGAAAAACAGTCACAAAACCACAATGGACAACAACCCCTCAGTTTGAAGTGTTAAAAGATGCATCACAGGATGAATTAGTGGAAGTACTTAAAAAGCATTGTGAAGTCATTCATACTCAGTTTATTGAAACGAGCTCGGACAAACTAACAGAGAAAATTCGTGAAGTTTTTGAACAGTACGAAGTAGCTAGTGTTGTTACATGGGAAGATGAACGTCATAAAGAGTTTGGGTTAGCAGAAAATCTATTAGAAAAACTTCCCCAAGAAAATATTGATGTTCATATTTGGGATCCTGCTCTTAAAGAGAAAAATATTGAAGCAGCAGAAAAAGCAGATGTGGGCATCACTTTTAGTGACATCACCCTTGCAGAATCTGGGACAGTTGTGCTATTTAGCAGTGAAAACAAAGGAAGATCTGTTAGCTTATTACCGAAAACGTATATTGCCATTGTTCCAAAGAGCACATTAGTCCCTAGAATGACGCAAGCAACTGCGTATATTAACAAACAAGTTAAAGAAGGCAAAAACATTTCATCTTGTATTGATTTTATTACAGGTCCAAGTAATAGTGCCGACATTGAATTGAACCTGATTGTTGGGGTTCATGGACCGATTAAAGCAACGTATATTCTTGTTGATGATACAGCGAGACTACTATGA